In Paenibacillus phoenicis, one genomic interval encodes:
- a CDS encoding protein arginine kinase, whose translation MTNLRFTEQPLSEWMSRKGKESDIVMSSRVRIARNILHHPFPMLATNTQSEEVLKLLQGVLSDKALQAHGKLYPVLLADLDELDKRVLVEKHLISPNLANDSRNGAVFISEDESLSIMVNEEDHLRIQCLYPGLQVQEAWEKATAIDDIFESHVDYAFDDRRGYLTSCPTNVGTGLRASVMMHLPALVLTQQIGRILSAVSQVGLTVRGIYGEGSEAMGNLFQISNQITLGQSEAEIIENLYGVVLQIIQHEKTAREKLISESRLRMMDRVMRSYGILSQAYIIDSKEAAQRLSDVRLGVDLGLIEGVSTQALNELNVMTQPGFLQKKFSSSMSPGERDMYRAKLIRERMGK comes from the coding sequence GTGACCAATCTCCGATTTACCGAACAGCCGCTGAGCGAATGGATGAGCCGCAAAGGGAAAGAGTCCGATATCGTTATGAGCAGCCGGGTACGGATCGCCCGCAACATCCTGCACCATCCCTTCCCGATGTTGGCCACCAACACGCAATCGGAAGAGGTGCTGAAGCTTCTGCAGGGGGTTCTAAGCGATAAAGCACTCCAGGCTCACGGCAAGCTATACCCGGTGCTTCTTGCAGACTTGGATGAATTGGATAAACGAGTACTGGTTGAGAAGCATTTGATCAGTCCGAACCTGGCGAATGACTCCAGAAATGGAGCGGTCTTCATCAGCGAAGATGAGAGCCTGAGCATTATGGTGAACGAAGAGGATCATTTGCGCATCCAGTGTTTATATCCGGGGCTCCAGGTCCAAGAGGCTTGGGAAAAAGCGACGGCAATCGACGACATTTTCGAATCCCATGTGGATTATGCCTTCGACGACCGGCGCGGATACTTAACCAGCTGTCCGACGAATGTAGGAACCGGACTTCGTGCTTCGGTCATGATGCATTTGCCGGCACTGGTGCTGACGCAGCAGATCGGGCGGATTTTATCTGCGGTATCGCAGGTCGGCTTAACTGTTCGCGGGATCTACGGCGAAGGCAGCGAAGCGATGGGTAACTTGTTTCAAATCTCAAATCAGATTACACTAGGACAAAGCGAAGCTGAGATCATCGAAAATTTATACGGCGTGGTTCTGCAGATCATTCAGCATGAGAAGACGGCGCGTGAGAAGCTGATCAGCGAATCGCGGCTGCGCATGATGGACCGGGTGATGCGCTCCTACGGGATTTTGTCCCAGGCGTACATCATCGACTCGAAGGAAGCCGCCCAGCGGCTGTCGGATGTCCGGCTCGGCGTTGACTTAGGGTTAATCGAAGGCGTATCAACTCAAGCGCTAAATGAATTGAACGTCATGACGCAGCCCGGTTTTTTGCAGAAGAAATTTAGCAGCAGCATGTCCCCGGGGGAACGGGATATGTACCGCGCCAAACTCATTCGGGAACGAATGGGAAAATAA
- a CDS encoding CtsR family transcriptional regulator, whose amino-acid sequence MRNISDIIEKYLKSILHESPEGIIEIQRNELADQFSCVPSQINYVISTRFTLEKGYLVESKRGGGGYVRIRRLQLPGPSSLHTHLHETIGEEIGQSAAEGLIYRLEEARILTPREAAMMRSAISRDVLAVKLPYRDQIRARMMRAMLISLLS is encoded by the coding sequence ATGCGTAATATCTCCGATATTATCGAAAAATATCTCAAGAGTATTTTGCATGAAAGTCCTGAGGGGATTATAGAGATTCAACGTAACGAACTTGCCGACCAATTTTCCTGCGTGCCGTCGCAAATAAACTATGTCATCAGCACCCGTTTTACTCTGGAGAAAGGGTACCTGGTCGAGAGCAAGCGCGGCGGTGGCGGTTATGTTCGGATTCGGCGCCTTCAACTGCCGGGACCATCATCGCTGCACACCCACTTGCATGAAACGATTGGGGAAGAGATCGGGCAATCTGCGGCGGAAGGATTGATTTATCGCCTGGAGGAAGCCCGTATTTTGACCCCTCGGGAGGCCGCAATGATGCGCTCGGCGATATCCCGCGATGTGCTGGCAGTGAAACTGCCGTATCGCGACCAGATCCGGGCAAGAATGATGCGAGCGATGTTAATCTCATTGTTGAGTTAA